Proteins encoded in a region of the Nitrospira sp. genome:
- the rplK gene encoding 50S ribosomal protein L11 codes for MAKEVSAQIKLQIPAGKANPAPPVGPSLGQHGVNIMEFCKQFNAKTQKEGDSIIPVIITVYKDRTFSFIMKTPPASDLLKKAAGIIKGSGVPQKDKVGKITRQQLNEIARKKMTDLNAADVEGAEKIIEGTARSMGVVIQG; via the coding sequence ATGGCGAAGGAAGTTTCGGCACAGATCAAGTTGCAAATTCCGGCCGGCAAGGCCAATCCTGCTCCTCCTGTCGGCCCCTCCTTGGGTCAGCATGGAGTCAATATTATGGAGTTTTGCAAGCAGTTCAATGCCAAGACCCAGAAGGAAGGGGACAGTATTATCCCTGTCATCATTACCGTTTACAAGGACCGTACCTTCAGCTTCATCATGAAGACGCCCCCGGCTTCGGATCTCCTGAAGAAGGCCGCAGGCATCATTAAAGGATCCGGTGTGCCGCAGAAGGATAAAGTAGGGAAAATCACCAGACAGCAGTTGAACGAAATTGCGCGGAAAAAGATGACCGATCTGAACGCGGCGGATGTGGAGGGAGCGGAGAAAATCATCGAAGGGACTGCCCGTAGCATGGGAGTTGTCATTCAAGGCTAA
- the nusG gene encoding transcription termination/antitermination protein NusG translates to MTKNWYVIHTYAGFEGRVKTSLMERANQMGLVEKVGQVLVPTEDVIEIKDGKRRTSRRKFFPGYVLVELESPLGDETLQMIKETPKVTGFVGGGTVPTPLTNEEVESLLKQVDAGQAEPREQIKFIKGDNVRIIDGPFLGFNGLVDEVDQYHSRVKVMVSIFGRSTPVELGFLQVERI, encoded by the coding sequence ATGACAAAGAACTGGTACGTCATCCATACGTACGCTGGTTTTGAGGGGCGAGTAAAGACCAGCCTCATGGAGCGTGCAAATCAAATGGGGCTCGTCGAGAAGGTCGGGCAGGTGCTCGTTCCGACGGAGGATGTGATTGAAATCAAGGACGGGAAGCGACGGACTTCTCGACGAAAGTTCTTCCCCGGCTATGTCCTCGTGGAGTTGGAGTCTCCATTAGGGGATGAGACGTTGCAGATGATCAAGGAAACACCGAAAGTTACGGGATTTGTCGGTGGAGGCACGGTTCCGACTCCTCTGACCAATGAGGAAGTGGAGTCTTTGCTCAAACAGGTCGATGCGGGACAGGCCGAGCCTCGGGAGCAGATTAAATTTATTAAAGGTGACAACGTTCGCATCATCGATGGTCCCTTCCTTGGGTTCAACGGTCTAGTTGACGAAGTCGATCAGTACCATAGTCGGGTAAAGGTGATGGTGAGTATCTTCGGCCGGTCGACCCCGGTTGAATTAGGCTTCTTGCAGGTGGAACGGATTTAG
- the secE gene encoding preprotein translocase subunit SecE: MFKRMTESVRLFVTDVRAELKKVSFPSRAETIGSTTVVIVFCILMSLYLSVVDSFLSWLVGKFI; encoded by the coding sequence ATGTTTAAGCGCATGACAGAGTCGGTTCGGCTGTTCGTGACGGACGTACGAGCAGAGCTGAAAAAGGTTTCATTCCCGAGTCGTGCGGAAACTATCGGCTCAACGACGGTGGTGATTGTGTTCTGCATCTTAATGTCGCTGTACTTGTCCGTCGTTGACTCATTCCTCTCATGGTTGGTCGGCAAATTCATCTAA
- the rpmG gene encoding 50S ribosomal protein L33 gives MREIIDMACTLCKQRNYSSMKNKKNDPDRLERNKFCKFCRKHTPHKEVK, from the coding sequence ATGCGCGAGATCATCGACATGGCTTGTACGCTCTGCAAACAACGGAATTACTCGTCCATGAAGAACAAGAAAAACGATCCGGATCGGTTGGAACGAAACAAGTTCTGTAAGTTCTGCCGAAAGCACACGCCTCATAAGGAAGTGAAATAA
- the tuf gene encoding elongation factor Tu, with protein sequence MAKAKYERKKPHVNIGTIGHVDHGKTTLTAALTKVCADKGMAKFISYDEVAKASESQGRRDATKIMTIAISHVEYETDQRHYAHVDCPGHADYVKNMITGAAQMDGAILVVSAADGPMPQTREHILLARQVGVPYIVVFLNKADKVDDKELLELVELEVRELLTKYGFPGDKTPIIHGSALKAMEADQGELGVPSILKLLEAVDTYIPTPQRPIDKPFLMPIEDVFTISGRGTVVTGRCERGIVKVGDEIEIVGLRPTQTTVVTGVEMFRKVLDEGQAGDNIGVLLRGTKKEDVERGMVLCKGKTITPHTKFKAEIYVLTKEEGGRHTPFFNGYRPQFYFRTTDVTGVVQLNPGVEMVMPGDNVSVTAELISPIAMDQGLRFAVREGGKTVGSGVVTEILA encoded by the coding sequence ATGGCGAAGGCGAAATACGAGCGGAAGAAGCCGCACGTGAACATCGGGACGATCGGGCACGTGGACCACGGGAAGACGACGTTGACGGCGGCGTTGACGAAAGTGTGTGCGGACAAGGGGATGGCGAAATTCATCAGTTATGACGAAGTGGCGAAGGCGAGTGAGAGCCAAGGGCGGCGGGACGCGACCAAGATCATGACCATCGCCATCAGCCATGTGGAGTATGAGACGGACCAGCGGCATTATGCCCACGTCGATTGTCCGGGCCACGCCGACTACGTGAAGAACATGATCACCGGGGCCGCGCAGATGGATGGGGCGATTCTGGTGGTGAGTGCGGCGGACGGCCCGATGCCGCAGACCCGCGAGCACATTCTGTTGGCCCGGCAAGTGGGGGTGCCCTACATCGTGGTGTTCTTGAACAAGGCCGATAAAGTCGACGACAAAGAGCTCTTGGAGTTGGTGGAGTTGGAAGTGCGGGAGCTGCTCACGAAGTACGGGTTCCCGGGGGACAAGACGCCCATCATCCATGGCAGTGCGCTCAAGGCGATGGAGGCGGATCAGGGCGAATTGGGGGTGCCCTCCATCCTGAAGCTGTTGGAGGCGGTGGATACGTACATTCCGACGCCGCAGCGGCCGATTGACAAGCCCTTTCTCATGCCGATCGAAGATGTGTTTACCATCAGCGGCCGCGGGACGGTGGTGACGGGGCGCTGTGAGCGGGGCATCGTGAAAGTGGGCGACGAAATCGAGATCGTGGGCTTGCGGCCGACGCAGACCACGGTGGTGACGGGGGTGGAGATGTTCCGCAAAGTGCTCGATGAGGGGCAGGCGGGGGACAACATCGGCGTGCTGTTGCGGGGCACCAAGAAGGAAGATGTGGAGCGCGGGATGGTGTTGTGCAAAGGGAAGACCATCACGCCGCATACGAAGTTCAAGGCGGAGATCTATGTGTTGACGAAGGAAGAAGGGGGGCGGCATACGCCGTTCTTCAACGGGTATCGGCCGCAGTTTTACTTCCGGACCACCGATGTCACGGGGGTCGTGCAGCTGAATCCGGGGGTCGAGATGGTGATGCCGGGGGACAACGTGAGTGTGACGGCGGAGTTGATCAGTCCGATCGCGATGGATCAGGGGTTGCGGTTTGCCGTGCGCGAGGGCGGCAAGACGGTCGGCTCGGGTGTCGTCACGGAGATTCTGGCGTAA
- a CDS encoding ATP-dependent helicase, translated as MEREVKTYVLKRPAEEAVPRKLSINYAAALNAQQFAAVTAGDGPSLVIAGAGSGKTRTLVYRVAYLIDSGVDPSNILLLTFTRKSAQEMLERAGDLIGTSSHRVCGGTFHSVANLLLRRYGRSIGIEPGFTILDRGDAEDLIALVRAQLGLNEKDKRFPRKGTIMEMFSKSENTLRGLDEIILEEFSHFADHSEDLGRLLRAYQAAKRQKQLLDYDDLLVMLRQLLLLNETARANISRQYRYILVDEYQDTNRLQAEVIRQLATTHQNVMVVGDDSQSIYAFRGATFKNIMDFPVLFPGTTIYKLEENYRSTQPILNLANCIIEEAAEKYTKRLFTRKIDGPLPALVEAAGENAQSRFIAQKILELREEGVPLDEVAILFRSSFHSFDLEIELSRKGLPFIKRGGVKFIETAHVKDLLAHVRVVANPLDTVSWHRVLMLVEGVGPKKAQDLLAAIVKGERPFDVLCGVSGRSGQGLKNLAGTLEGLTGTDERSPAEQVNHIYEYYLPILKEQYDDYPKRTRDLDHLHTIAENYTGIDEFLADLALEPPDGSAVDVEAPDRDHERLVLSTIHSAKGLEWQCVFVIWVVDGRFPSAYSFLTDDELEEERRLFYVSVTRAKRHLFLTYPINVYDKTSGMLLSKPSRFLDHVSSDLLDTLALVEEGGREDWGIERESYY; from the coding sequence ATGGAACGAGAAGTCAAAACCTACGTATTGAAGCGGCCTGCTGAGGAGGCAGTCCCGCGCAAGTTGTCCATCAACTATGCGGCTGCGTTGAACGCTCAGCAATTTGCGGCGGTGACGGCGGGCGATGGTCCATCGTTAGTCATTGCAGGGGCTGGGAGCGGCAAGACGCGCACATTGGTCTATCGTGTGGCCTATCTAATTGATTCCGGCGTGGATCCCTCAAATATTCTCCTCCTCACGTTCACGCGCAAGTCCGCGCAGGAAATGTTGGAGCGTGCCGGTGATCTGATTGGGACCAGCAGTCATCGGGTGTGTGGTGGGACGTTCCACTCGGTGGCCAATCTCTTGCTGCGTCGGTATGGCCGATCGATCGGCATCGAGCCTGGATTCACAATCTTGGATCGTGGCGATGCGGAGGATTTGATCGCGCTCGTGCGGGCGCAGCTGGGGCTCAATGAAAAGGACAAGCGCTTTCCCCGCAAGGGGACCATCATGGAGATGTTCAGCAAGAGCGAGAACACACTGCGCGGTCTCGATGAGATCATTCTGGAAGAGTTCAGCCATTTCGCGGATCACTCGGAGGATCTTGGGCGACTTCTGAGGGCCTATCAAGCCGCGAAGCGCCAGAAGCAACTGTTGGATTACGACGATCTGCTGGTCATGTTGCGGCAACTGCTGTTGCTGAACGAGACGGCTCGCGCGAACATTTCCCGTCAGTATCGGTACATCCTCGTCGATGAGTATCAAGATACGAATCGGTTGCAGGCCGAAGTCATCCGCCAGCTGGCAACGACGCATCAGAATGTGATGGTGGTCGGCGACGATTCTCAATCGATCTATGCGTTTCGAGGCGCGACCTTTAAGAACATTATGGATTTTCCGGTGCTGTTCCCCGGCACGACGATCTATAAACTCGAGGAAAATTATCGCAGCACCCAGCCGATCTTGAATTTGGCCAACTGCATTATCGAGGAGGCGGCGGAGAAGTATACGAAGCGTCTCTTTACGAGAAAGATCGATGGGCCGCTGCCTGCTCTGGTAGAAGCAGCCGGGGAAAATGCGCAGTCGCGCTTCATCGCGCAGAAGATTCTGGAGCTTCGGGAAGAAGGTGTGCCGCTGGATGAGGTCGCAATCCTCTTTCGTTCGAGCTTCCATTCATTTGATCTGGAGATCGAGCTCTCCCGCAAGGGGTTGCCCTTCATCAAGCGCGGTGGGGTGAAGTTTATCGAAACGGCCCATGTCAAAGATCTGCTGGCGCATGTGCGGGTCGTTGCTAACCCGCTTGATACCGTCAGCTGGCATCGCGTGCTGATGCTGGTGGAAGGTGTGGGGCCGAAGAAAGCTCAAGACCTGCTCGCGGCGATCGTGAAGGGTGAACGACCATTCGACGTCCTGTGCGGGGTGAGCGGCCGTTCTGGGCAAGGGCTCAAGAACTTGGCCGGTACGCTGGAGGGTCTGACCGGGACGGATGAGCGATCACCCGCCGAACAGGTCAATCATATCTATGAGTACTACCTACCGATTCTCAAGGAACAGTACGACGACTACCCGAAGCGCACGAGGGATCTCGATCATCTGCACACGATCGCTGAGAACTACACCGGCATCGACGAATTTCTCGCTGATCTGGCGCTGGAACCGCCGGACGGCAGCGCGGTGGATGTGGAGGCGCCTGATCGTGATCATGAACGGCTGGTGCTCTCGACGATTCATTCCGCGAAGGGATTGGAGTGGCAATGCGTCTTTGTGATTTGGGTGGTGGACGGCAGGTTTCCATCCGCCTATTCGTTTCTCACGGATGATGAATTGGAAGAAGAGCGGCGGTTATTCTATGTGTCTGTCACCCGGGCCAAGCGGCACTTGTTTTTAACGTACCCTATCAACGTGTATGACAAGACCAGCGGGATGTTGCTTTCGAAGCCATCACGGTTTTTGGACCACGTGTCCTCGGACCTTCTTGATACACTGGCCTTGGTGGAGGAAGGTGGACGAGAAGACTGGGGGATTGAGCGAGAATCGTATTATTGA
- a CDS encoding DUF4112 domain-containing protein has translation MEFSSVRDTESELRVRVLPRDEAREHLIAIADILAKALDTTIRIPGTSWYIGLDPLLGLIPGIGDVLANLIGTIILGLAARLQLPRIVLARMSLNLLINGTVGAVPIVGDLFSVWFRSHARNAALLREAAMKPDRETHADWFYVAGIIGGTAALLIATIAFVVWLVIKFWRVVAGG, from the coding sequence ATGGAATTCAGCTCGGTACGTGATACGGAGTCGGAACTCCGTGTGAGGGTCTTACCGCGCGATGAGGCCCGTGAACACCTGATTGCGATCGCGGACATTCTTGCCAAGGCGCTGGATACGACGATCAGAATTCCCGGTACGTCGTGGTACATCGGGTTGGATCCATTGTTAGGACTCATTCCTGGTATCGGGGACGTCCTGGCCAATCTCATTGGAACGATCATCCTTGGGCTGGCCGCGCGTTTGCAACTTCCCCGGATTGTGTTGGCCCGCATGAGTCTGAATCTATTGATCAATGGGACGGTCGGCGCAGTCCCAATTGTCGGAGATCTCTTTTCGGTCTGGTTTCGGAGTCACGCGAGAAATGCCGCGCTGCTTCGCGAGGCGGCCATGAAACCGGATCGGGAGACCCACGCCGATTGGTTCTACGTGGCCGGAATCATCGGAGGCACAGCAGCCCTCTTGATAGCGACAATTGCTTTCGTGGTCTGGCTGGTCATCAAGTTCTGGAGGGTGGTTGCGGGTGGATAG
- the pyrF gene encoding orotidine-5'-phosphate decarboxylase, with protein sequence MKIAARDRLIFALDVPSAAEADRLLDHLQGHISFVKVGLELYTAAGPAMVQRIVERGMRVFLDLKFLDIEETVRRATARVASMGVDFLTVHANRKALTAAAQGREGSSLKLLAVTVLTNFDSNDLREMGIQRTVQDLVTARALLASEVGCDGVVASGEEAAAIRQKVGPRFEIITPGVRPAGKGVDDHARATTPTQTIASGADYLVIGRPIRDAADPPATVHAILAEMQAAFDARG encoded by the coding sequence GTGAAGATCGCGGCACGAGACCGACTCATTTTCGCATTGGACGTGCCTTCAGCGGCAGAAGCAGATCGGCTCTTGGACCACCTTCAGGGACATATCTCTTTCGTCAAGGTGGGCCTTGAGCTCTACACCGCGGCAGGCCCGGCCATGGTCCAGCGGATTGTGGAGCGAGGCATGCGGGTGTTTCTTGACTTGAAGTTTCTTGATATCGAAGAGACGGTTCGTCGCGCGACGGCACGGGTCGCGTCGATGGGAGTGGATTTCTTAACCGTTCATGCGAACCGCAAGGCGCTCACGGCGGCCGCGCAGGGGCGAGAAGGGTCATCGCTCAAACTGTTGGCCGTGACTGTGCTGACGAACTTCGACAGCAACGATCTTCGCGAAATGGGCATACAACGGACAGTGCAAGATCTTGTCACAGCCCGGGCGTTGCTGGCCTCAGAGGTCGGCTGTGACGGCGTGGTGGCATCTGGTGAAGAAGCTGCAGCCATCCGCCAGAAAGTCGGTCCGCGTTTTGAGATCATCACGCCGGGTGTGCGTCCGGCGGGCAAAGGAGTCGACGATCACGCCAGAGCGACGACTCCGACCCAGACGATCGCCTCAGGTGCCGATTATCTCGTGATCGGCCGACCCATTCGTGACGCGGCAGACCCGCCGGCGACCGTCCACGCCATTCTTGCCGAGATGCAGGCTGCGTTCGACGCTCGAGGGTGA
- the rpsT gene encoding 30S ribosomal protein S20 → MPQTHKSTIRRARQAERRHERNRATVNTVKTLIKKVQSAVSEKNADEARAGLLEATSAIGKAVSKGILHRNTASRRISRLALRVNDLSGSGS, encoded by the coding sequence ATGCCTCAGACTCATAAATCAACGATTCGACGCGCTCGCCAAGCCGAGCGGCGACATGAGCGGAATCGGGCCACCGTCAACACGGTCAAGACGCTCATCAAGAAGGTTCAGTCCGCCGTGTCGGAGAAGAACGCAGACGAGGCCAGGGCCGGCTTGCTGGAAGCGACCTCGGCGATCGGAAAAGCTGTTTCGAAAGGCATCCTTCATCGCAACACCGCATCCCGCCGAATTTCACGTTTGGCTCTTCGCGTCAATGACCTGTCCGGTTCCGGCTCTTAA
- the holA gene encoding DNA polymerase III subunit delta — protein sequence MASAVNYVQLESALKQRGVGSLYLVVGEEDLLRDSALAAIKRAAIGREGDEFNFELFYGDEASGTDIRDSVSAVPVFAERRVVVVKGAEKLTARESDLLLGYLEKPVESTTLVFVSSKLDGRLKFSQALTRAAIVVDCSPLRDAQLPAWIVREAEWVGLRLDDAAAQVLQESCGASLYGLRRELEKLASYVPADRSVTADDVHLLRGMDPGVSVFDLTLAIAEYRRGRVLSILARNLEAGEAPLRILGSLAWQYRRLWKVKESLTNGGREGEVARSLRMEPWKVRAFLDRFSESRLQGTLRQFLDTDGRLKGGSGSRPKIVLERLLLKLCEDTAERRVEPSPRPPDSPKKVPPRVVSNVRTIKSRNRTGH from the coding sequence ATGGCATCGGCGGTGAATTACGTGCAGCTGGAGTCGGCGTTGAAACAGCGGGGCGTTGGGTCCCTGTATCTTGTCGTAGGGGAAGAAGACCTCTTGCGGGATTCTGCCCTCGCTGCCATCAAGCGCGCAGCCATTGGCAGGGAAGGGGACGAATTCAATTTCGAACTATTCTATGGAGATGAAGCGAGCGGAACCGATATCAGGGACAGTGTGTCAGCAGTACCCGTCTTCGCGGAGCGACGCGTGGTCGTCGTGAAGGGGGCGGAGAAACTGACTGCTCGAGAAAGCGACCTCCTGCTCGGCTATTTGGAAAAACCTGTGGAATCCACGACGCTGGTGTTCGTGAGCTCCAAATTGGACGGTCGGTTGAAATTCTCTCAGGCTCTGACACGAGCGGCAATCGTAGTCGATTGTTCACCTCTCCGCGATGCGCAGCTGCCCGCTTGGATCGTCCGTGAAGCAGAATGGGTCGGGCTTCGCTTGGATGATGCGGCAGCCCAAGTGCTGCAGGAGTCGTGTGGTGCATCACTGTATGGCCTGCGGCGCGAATTGGAGAAGCTGGCCTCGTATGTACCTGCCGATCGTTCTGTCACCGCTGACGATGTCCACCTGCTGCGCGGCATGGATCCCGGCGTCTCGGTGTTTGATTTGACCCTCGCCATCGCAGAGTATCGTCGGGGACGAGTCCTTTCTATCCTGGCGCGCAACCTGGAAGCAGGCGAGGCCCCGCTTCGGATCCTCGGTTCTCTCGCATGGCAGTATCGCCGCCTCTGGAAAGTCAAAGAGTCGCTGACCAACGGCGGCCGTGAAGGAGAGGTGGCCAGGAGCTTGCGCATGGAGCCCTGGAAAGTCCGCGCTTTCCTCGATCGGTTTTCTGAATCACGTCTTCAAGGGACGCTGCGCCAGTTTCTCGACACCGATGGGAGACTCAAGGGTGGAAGCGGGAGTCGTCCGAAAATCGTGCTGGAGCGTCTGCTGTTGAAGCTCTGTGAGGACACTGCCGAACGTCGCGTTGAGCCCTCTCCCCGTCCTCCGGACTCACCAAAGAAGGTTCCTCCGCGAGTCGTGTCGAACGTGCGAACGATTAAGAGCCGGAACCGGACAGGTCATTGA
- the lptE gene encoding LPS assembly lipoprotein LptE encodes MPGAEFTVSGNQERRGQFYLILNTLVPVIIALALVACGYQFRVEGAGPTIGGASATTSKEPRPRLIIRTLINSSFEPNLETRYTNYFREEFSTGSGAQIVSDSEAADLVLTGQILSVIASSLSFTLTETFERRVEVIVSVRVEGVRSGKMVWTQIAKGASEFFVSTDLQFNRALQDRAEEQAGRFVAADLAARFLLQLETSGFTKQASAPASASQ; translated from the coding sequence GTGCCGGGAGCTGAGTTCACAGTGAGCGGGAATCAAGAGAGAAGAGGGCAATTCTATCTTATTCTCAACACTCTCGTCCCAGTAATCATCGCCTTGGCGCTCGTCGCCTGCGGTTATCAGTTTCGAGTAGAGGGAGCGGGACCGACTATCGGAGGAGCATCTGCCACAACGTCTAAAGAACCACGGCCACGCCTCATCATTCGAACGTTGATCAACAGTAGCTTTGAGCCGAATCTGGAAACACGATACACCAATTATTTCCGAGAAGAATTTTCCACCGGAAGCGGGGCACAGATCGTGTCGGATTCCGAAGCGGCGGATCTCGTGCTGACCGGGCAAATCCTTTCGGTGATCGCGTCGTCTCTCAGTTTTACGCTGACGGAGACGTTCGAAAGGAGGGTTGAGGTGATCGTCTCGGTTCGAGTTGAAGGCGTTCGGTCCGGCAAAATGGTCTGGACACAAATCGCAAAAGGTGCATCGGAGTTCTTCGTGTCGACCGATCTCCAATTTAATCGGGCGCTGCAGGATCGCGCGGAGGAGCAGGCGGGTCGCTTTGTGGCGGCCGACCTGGCGGCGCGTTTCCTCTTACAGCTCGAAACGAGCGGCTTCACGAAGCAAGCGTCAGCACCGGCTTCTGCATCTCAATAA
- the leuS gene encoding leucine--tRNA ligase has product MSKGYDHRTIEAKWQQYWDQYRTFRVTEDPGKPKFYCLDMFPYPSGSGLHVGHLEGYTATDIVSRYKRMRGFNVLHPMGWDAFGLPAEQYAVKTGIHPAMTTAENIATFKRQMKRVGLSYDWERELSTTDPQYYRWTQWIFLKLFERGLAYVAEVPVNWCPALGTVLANEEIVDGKSEVGGFDVIRKPMRQWVLKITAYADRLLEDLKLVDWPPSTLEMQKNWIGRSIGAEVDFSLVDQNGVIRVFTTRPDTLFGATYMVLAPEHPLVDVVSSGEQKAAVQAYRESAAKKSDLQRQELDKEKTGVFTGGYAVNPVNQERLPIWIADYVLMSYGTGSIMAVPAHDERDWAFAQHHHLPIREVIAGGNVQQAAFTDTDGGRVVNSATTDGSFSINGLTPSEAIPKITEWLAKQGKGTRAVNYKLRDWLFARQRYWGEPFPIVWVDGEARPLPEEQLPLVLPETGSFKPSGTGESPLANLDAWLATIDPSTGKPARRETNTMPQWAGSCWYYLRFIDPKNSIQLVDPAKERYWMPVDLYIGGSEHAVLHLLYARFWHKVLFDIGVTSVPEPFLKLVHQGIVLGEDNQKMSKSRGNVVNPDDMIDQFGADAVRLYEMFMGPLEAMKPWSTRGVEGVTRFLERVWRLMVDEQSRLSSAIVSTAPSLDHQRLLHQTIKKVTEDIEALRFNTAISQMMIFTNDMTKAQQRPRAVIEPFVLLLSPFAPHLAEELWGMLGHEPSVSQQPWPAFDPAMTVSERMTIPIQVNGRLRAKIDVSAEAAREEIERLARAEAAEWLQGNKPKKVIYVEKKLLNFVI; this is encoded by the coding sequence ATGAGCAAAGGATACGATCACCGAACGATCGAGGCGAAATGGCAGCAGTACTGGGATCAGTACCGGACGTTCCGCGTCACGGAAGATCCCGGCAAGCCGAAATTCTACTGCCTCGACATGTTTCCGTACCCCTCCGGTTCCGGACTGCATGTCGGCCATCTTGAGGGATACACCGCCACCGATATTGTCTCACGATACAAACGGATGCGCGGGTTCAATGTGCTGCACCCGATGGGCTGGGACGCGTTCGGTCTGCCGGCCGAACAGTACGCGGTGAAAACAGGCATTCATCCCGCCATGACAACAGCCGAAAATATCGCCACCTTCAAGCGCCAGATGAAGCGGGTGGGGCTCTCGTATGACTGGGAGCGAGAACTCAGTACCACCGATCCGCAGTACTATCGCTGGACGCAATGGATTTTTCTGAAGCTCTTCGAGCGAGGATTGGCCTATGTGGCGGAAGTTCCCGTGAACTGGTGTCCGGCGCTCGGTACGGTGCTGGCGAATGAAGAAATCGTCGACGGCAAGAGTGAAGTCGGCGGTTTCGACGTGATCCGCAAACCGATGCGGCAATGGGTGCTCAAGATCACCGCCTATGCCGATCGATTACTTGAGGACTTGAAACTCGTCGATTGGCCTCCCAGTACGCTGGAGATGCAAAAAAATTGGATCGGGCGATCGATTGGGGCTGAGGTTGATTTTTCACTGGTCGATCAGAACGGCGTGATCCGCGTGTTCACAACCAGACCGGACACACTGTTCGGCGCGACCTACATGGTCTTGGCGCCTGAACACCCGCTTGTCGACGTGGTCTCGAGTGGGGAGCAAAAAGCTGCCGTCCAGGCCTATCGTGAATCTGCTGCGAAGAAAAGCGATCTGCAACGACAAGAGCTTGATAAGGAGAAGACCGGAGTCTTTACCGGAGGCTATGCCGTCAACCCGGTGAACCAGGAACGTTTGCCGATTTGGATTGCCGATTATGTGCTGATGAGTTACGGGACCGGCTCGATCATGGCCGTGCCGGCGCACGACGAACGAGACTGGGCGTTCGCGCAGCACCATCATCTGCCTATCCGCGAGGTGATTGCAGGTGGGAATGTGCAGCAAGCGGCCTTCACCGACACGGATGGCGGCAGGGTCGTGAATTCTGCGACCACTGACGGCAGTTTTTCGATCAATGGTCTCACTCCATCGGAAGCGATTCCAAAAATTACTGAATGGTTGGCGAAGCAGGGCAAGGGAACCAGGGCGGTCAATTACAAACTACGCGATTGGCTCTTCGCCCGACAGCGCTATTGGGGCGAACCGTTCCCGATCGTGTGGGTCGATGGAGAGGCGCGTCCGCTTCCGGAGGAGCAATTGCCTCTCGTCTTACCGGAAACGGGCAGCTTCAAGCCCTCCGGTACCGGTGAGAGCCCACTGGCCAACTTGGATGCGTGGCTGGCGACGATCGATCCATCCACCGGTAAGCCGGCACGGCGCGAAACCAATACCATGCCTCAGTGGGCCGGCTCTTGCTGGTACTACCTGAGATTCATCGATCCCAAGAACTCAATCCAGCTCGTCGACCCGGCAAAAGAGCGCTATTGGATGCCCGTGGACCTGTACATCGGGGGCAGTGAGCACGCCGTTCTGCATCTCCTGTATGCTCGGTTTTGGCATAAGGTCCTGTTCGATATCGGCGTGACGAGCGTTCCCGAACCATTCCTGAAGTTGGTGCACCAGGGCATTGTCTTGGGAGAAGACAATCAGAAGATGTCGAAATCACGCGGCAACGTCGTCAACCCGGACGACATGATCGATCAGTTCGGCGCGGATGCGGTGCGGCTCTATGAAATGTTTATGGGCCCCCTCGAGGCAATGAAGCCTTGGAGTACAAGAGGTGTGGAAGGCGTGACCCGTTTCTTGGAACGAGTCTGGCGGCTGATGGTCGATGAGCAAAGCCGGCTTTCGAGTGCTATCGTCTCGACCGCGCCGAGCCTCGACCATCAACGCCTGCTTCACCAAACGATCAAGAAAGTCACCGAGGACATCGAGGCCTTGCGTTTCAATACGGCGATCTCCCAAATGATGATCTTCACGAACGACATGACGAAGGCCCAACAGCGGCCGCGAGCTGTGATCGAGCCGTTCGTTTTGTTGCTATCGCCGTTCGCGCCGCATCTCGCCGAGGAACTTTGGGGCATGCTGGGACACGAGCCGAGTGTTTCGCAGCAGCCTTGGCCGGCCTTCGATCCGGCGATGACAGTAAGCGAGCGCATGACCATTCCCATTCAAGTGAACGGGAGACTCAGGGCTAAAATCGATGTATCCGCAGAGGCGGCGCGTGAAGAGATTGAACGGCTGGCACGTGCGGAAGCGGCGGAGTGGCTCCAAGGCAACAAGCCCAAAAAGGTGATCTACGTCGAAAAGAAGTTGCTCAACTTTGTCATCTAG